TATCCATTTCACAGAGTTAAGGCCATCAATCTTTGGAATAATGGATTCAGCACCTGTAGCGAGTATAACGAAGTCAGGCTTTACTTCCTTTATAAAGCTTATATCTGCTCTCTTATTTTTCAATACTTTTACTTTTTTCTCGACGGCGTACTTAAGCGAATCCAGCGGCAATGCCATCCTATCCTTGCCAGGTGTCAAATGCGCATAGTTGAATTGGCCTCCCAGCTTATCAGATTCTTCTACAAGCGTTACATCATGCCCTCGCTCTACAAGGGTTAATGCAGCGGTCATCCCTGCTGGTCCACCACCGACAACGATCACCCTTTTCATGAGCTTAGCTTTTTGAGGTTCTTCAAAAATATCTGTTTTCGGATTTATAATACAACCTATTGGGCTCCCTGCTTTCACGTTCAAAAGACACCCTTGTAAACATGCGCCACATCGAATTTTAGGCTCTTTGTTATGTAAAATTTTCCCCGGCAATGCAGGATCAGCAACCAGAGGCCTTGCCATGGCAACCAGGTCAACAACGCCTTCAGAAAGTAATGATTCAATTTTTTCCTCTTCCACCATCTTACCAACAAGAATGAGTGGAAGCCTTGTCAACTTTCTTATCTCCTTTGCGGCGTCGATTTTTGGGCTTTCAGGCAATGCCATGTGCTGGTAATACCATGCGGGGCTATCGCATGCGTTTCCAAAACCAAGGTGCAATGCAGCTACGTTTTCATCCTCCAGAAGCGCAATAAGGGGTTTAAGAGCTTTTGGTGTTATGCTGCCTTCGATAAATTCTGAAGCTGAAAGCCTCACGATTATAGGTATATCCTTTGCCTGGGATTTAACAGCTTCAAGGAGTCTCCGGGCAAACCTCAAACGATTTTCTAAACTCCCGCCATATTCATCTTGGCGTTTGTTTAATCGTTCGGAATAAAATTGGTGAACGAGATAACCATGCCCCATTTGAAGCTCAATAAAGTCAACTTCTGCTTTTTTACACAGCAAGACCGTCTTTTCATAATCATTCAGAATCCTTTCTATTTCTCGAACAGATAACTCATCCGGTGTTGCTCTGGTTGTAGGGCAAGGAATGGCAGAAGGCGCAATTGGGGCTTTGCCAATTACTTTTGGGTTTGCAGCTCTTCCTGCATGGTTGAGATGCGCCCCAAATAATACACCGCGACTTTTAATCGAATGCACAAACTCTCTGAATTCATTGAAGTTATCTTCATTGAGCATCATTTGCCTTGGATGCTCCCTACCATCTGCAGATACCGCGATTGGCTCACCCAGGATGAGTGCCACTCCCCCGTCAGCAATTCTCCCAAAAAACTTGATCTGCTCCTCAGAAACAGAACCATCAATCTGGCCTAAACCTGTTTTGAAAGGAGCTGCAGCAAAGCGATTTTTCAACACTTTTCCGGCGATTTGGAAAGTGGTCGATGCGACCATTTTAATTCTCCTCCCACTAGTACCCCTGAGGGGTAATTTCTCGCCAATTATTATAACATCTTTTTATATATATGCCATATGTATATAGCTATTTTGAAAGGTGTTAAAATACTTATTAAGTCTTCAAGACTACAAAGGAGGGGCAGGTCTATGAAAATCCTCGTATTTGGTGGAACATTCTGGGATGTGTTTATTTATGGCAATGAACCCCATAAGGCGGAAATTCTTGAAATGCCTGGAGGTTCAGGATTGAATATCGCCTATGGCCTCTTCAAGCAGGGATTTGAAGTTCATTTTTACTCAAACGTTGGCTCTGATTGGAGAGGTGAAGAAATAAAACGTATTCTTGCTGATGATAAATTCGATATTTCACATATCAGGGCAATAAGTGACGCAAAAACAGGACACCACATTGCTTTTAACGATAAACCTATAGCTGTTGACAGAGGTGCTAACAAGGAAAGAATTGAAATGCCTGTTGTTGAAGAAGCGGAGGTATGCATCATAAATACAGAAATACCAAGAGAGACCATCTTAGATGCGCTGAAAATCCCTGCA
The nucleotide sequence above comes from Kosmotoga arenicorallina S304. Encoded proteins:
- a CDS encoding FAD-dependent oxidoreductase, which gives rise to MVASTTFQIAGKVLKNRFAAAPFKTGLGQIDGSVSEEQIKFFGRIADGGVALILGEPIAVSADGREHPRQMMLNEDNFNEFREFVHSIKSRGVLFGAHLNHAGRAANPKVIGKAPIAPSAIPCPTTRATPDELSVREIERILNDYEKTVLLCKKAEVDFIELQMGHGYLVHQFYSERLNKRQDEYGGSLENRLRFARRLLEAVKSQAKDIPIIVRLSASEFIEGSITPKALKPLIALLEDENVAALHLGFGNACDSPAWYYQHMALPESPKIDAAKEIRKLTRLPLILVGKMVEEEKIESLLSEGVVDLVAMARPLVADPALPGKILHNKEPKIRCGACLQGCLLNVKAGSPIGCIINPKTDIFEEPQKAKLMKRVIVVGGGPAGMTAALTLVERGHDVTLVEESDKLGGQFNYAHLTPGKDRMALPLDSLKYAVEKKVKVLKNKRADISFIKEVKPDFVILATGAESIIPKIDGLNSVKWITGNEALERDISGKRILVIGGGLIGMEAAEKLLEQGNQVDVVELKDKVADGMEPITEKLMWKRLQGKEISIYTNTAVRAFDPDGVTVEDLKSGERKDLGKYDLTVIAVGTTPRCPLNNELQALDIPFGVVGDARELNQIIGAVRSAFNAVVSI
- a CDS encoding carbohydrate kinase family protein, yielding MKILVFGGTFWDVFIYGNEPHKAEILEMPGGSGLNIAYGLFKQGFEVHFYSNVGSDWRGEEIKRILADDKFDISHIRAISDAKTGHHIAFNDKPIAVDRGANKERIEMPVVEEAEVCIINTEIPRETILDALKIPAKLTVVDLGPRPIISPEEIKNACDNELLILGTEIECNSGCHVTKLGSRGALVKDKLIPSDARIYPYKVGAGDAFDIVLITLYLRTRDILFSARSAVEASQKMVREVKGAFSKAKALKSLI